The Fragaria vesca subsp. vesca linkage group LG2, FraVesHawaii_1.0, whole genome shotgun sequence genome includes a window with the following:
- the LOC101294236 gene encoding translocation protein sec62-like, translating to MKKAGGAEKKRVRRSSASVQNGGRDSNSDTPPRKQAAKQDEFQLFAEKVRDHKDLESRWAVLQETRVEYFRGKDFVSFLRNHPELKDILGSDRNLEAEDIANILLRKNLLLRCDRVVKTVRPGKKKLSTWPAHLEIFSEQGFSENDAFFAWNFVKRRPLWQTLLSFFWPVLTLAICLFPVYPHRCKLLILYSCLGVLVLFFSLLGLRGAIFGALYIILGKRVWFFPNILAEEATLRELFRFCPQKDEEERPKWTTRMFYAVLAVLVILLMRHHAPDEAARARYQKRVSNIIDDVLEWDPRLALSGMMEKQSLYNETEPSNATDEELTPPDGVGAKTIIEQDEEDVSEILDVSDENLDNSDEQTHDHI from the exons AAACAAGCAGCCAAGCAGGATGAGTTCCAGTTGTTTGCAGAGAAGGTGAGAGACCATAAGGATTTGGAGTCTAGGTGGGCTGTTCTACAGGAGACACGTGTGGAATATTTCAGAGGGAAGGATTTTGTAAGCTTTTTGAGAAATCATCCCGAGCTCAAAGACATTCTAGGATCAGACAGGAATTTAGAAGCTGAAGATATTGCCAATATCTTACTGAGAAAGAATCTTCTACTGAGGTGTGATCGTGTCGTGAAAACTGTTCGTCCTGGGAAGAAAAAACTCTCTACATGGCCTGCACATTTGGAGATCTTTTCC GAGCAAGGATTTTCTGAGAATGATGCCTTCTTTGCATGGAATTTTGTTAAACGGCGGCCTCTCTGGCAGACGCTTCTCTCATTTTTCTGGCCTGTTTTGACATTGGCAATTTGCTTGTTTCCTGTATATCCCCATCGGTGCAAGCTACTAATACTCTACTCATGTCTTGGGGTCCTGGTGCTATTCTTTTCTCTACTTGGTT TGAGGGGCGCAATATTTGGTGCTCTATACATTATTTTGGGGAAGAGAGTTTGGTTCTTCCCAAACATTCTCGCCGAGGAAGCTACTTTGAGGGAATTGTTCCGTTTCTGCCCCCAGAAAGATGAGGAGGAGCGACCGAAGTGGACAACAAGGATGTTCTATGCGGTACTTGCGGTGCTGGTCATATTGCTGATGAGGCACCATGCCCCTGATGAAGCTGCCAGAGCCAG GTATCAGAAACGTGTATCAAATATAATTGATGATGTTCTTGAGTGGGATCCACGATTGGCCCTTTCTGGGATGATGGAGAAGCAATCTTTGTATAATGAGACAGAACCAAGCAATGCTACTGATGAAGAGCTGACACCACCGGATGGGGTGGGTGCCAAAACTATTATAGAGCAGGATGAGGAAGATGTTAGTGAAATCCTAGATGTTAGTGATGAAAACCTAGACAACAGTGATGAACAAACACATGATCATATATGA